The DNA region ACAGGGAGTCGGGTCGGTGGGGCTGTCGGAGCGCCGTTTCTGTGGATAAGGCGGGCCGGGTTGGCTGTCGGCTTGTGCACAGGTTTCCCGTTGACCCGGTCCGGGCGATGACCGGGGTGACTCCGTTCGGAGGTCTGCATGGCTGGTGTCGGTCCTGCTCCGAAGCCTGATGGTCAGCGCCGGCGGCGTAACGCGCCGACGTTCCAGTGGGTGGTGTTGCCGGCGGGGGGCCGTGCGGGTCCTGCGCCGCGGTTGCCGGTGAAGCGGCCGGCGTGGCTGGCTGAGACTCGCCGCTGGTGGGAGCGGCAGTGGGCGTCGCCGATGGCGACCCAGTGGCGTGTCGACGACGGCGAGCTGGTGCGTCTGGCGTTCCTGTTCGAGTCGTTCCTGCGGGGTGTGGGGAATCTGGCGGCGGTGTCGGGCGAGATGCGCCAGATCGAGGATCGGCATGGGATGAGCCCGGCGGCGCGGCTGCGGTTGCGCTGGGTGATCGATGGGGAGCAGCCGGCGCCGATGGCGCAGAACGGCGGCGCCCGGGTGGTGCCGATCGGTCGTGGCCGCCGCCCCCGCGTCGATCCCCGCGCGGGCTGACCGGTGGCCCGGAAGGGCCTGCCCGCGTGGGATCCGCTGGAGCCGTGGCCGACGCTCGGCGGGGAGGTCGTCGACTGGGTCGAGGCGCACTGCGTGCACGGCCCGGGCGACGTGCGCGGCCAGCCGGCGGTGGTGCGCCGCGACGTGGCCCGCTTCCTGTGGCGCTGCTACGAGGTGCATCCGAGGGCGCTGTGCGGCCGGCCGGCCTGCCGGTGCGTGGAGCGGGTCGGCCGCCGCCGCTATTCGTGGGCGGTGCTGAGCCGGATCAAGGGCACCGCCAAGAGCGAGGTCGCGGCGTGGGTCGTGCTCGCCGAGCTGCTGGCACCGGTGCGGTTCGACGGGTGGGACGCCGACGGCGTCCCGGTGGGCCGCCCGGTCACGTCGCCGTACATCCCGGTGGCCGCCGTGTCCGAGGACCAGGCGGACGACACGCTGTGGGGGGCGACGGTCGTCGTGGCGGGCGAGGGGCCGCTGGCCGACGTGCTCGACGTCGGCCTGATGCGGATCATCGACCCGCTGTCGGGCGGCGAAGCGAAGATCGTGACGTCGAGCTCGATCAGCCGGGACGGCGGCAAGCCGTCGTTCACGGCGGCCGACGAGGGTCACCTGTGGTTCTCGAGGGAGCTGCGGGACATGGACGGCTTCCTGCGCCGCAACCTGGCGAAGCGCCCGCAGGCGGAGCCGTGGGGGTTGTCGGCGACGACGATGTTCCGGCCCGGGCAGGGCTCGGTCGCCGAGCAGGACTGGGAGCGTGCCGGCATGTCGCTCCCGGCGGCTGTCCGTGAGCGGCGGGCGGTGCCGTGGCTGCTGTTCGACCATCGGGAGGCCGGCCCGGACCATGACACGTCGACCGACGACGGTCTGCGCTGCGCGGTCGCGGACGCCGCCGGGGACGCCGACTGGCTGGACCTGGACCGGATCGTGGAGGACTACCGCCGTGACCCCGAGTCGGGCGAGCGGTTCTGGCTGAACCGCCGGACGGTAACCTCCGACCAGGCTGTCGACCCGCAGGTGTGGGCGTCACGCACCGACGCCGGCCGGGTGGTCGCCGACCGCGAGCAGATCACCCTCGGGTTCGACGGGTCGAAGTCCGACGACCAGACGTGGCTCGTCGCGACGACGCTGGCGGACGGCTGGCAGTGGCCGGTCGGCTGGTGGGCGCCGGACGGCTCGACCGACAGCGAGCTGCGGATGCGCGGCGAGGTGCGGGCGGCTGTGGCCGCGGCGTTCGCCCGCTGGCGGGTCGTCCGCATGTACGCCGACCCGCCCTACTGGGCCGACGAGATCGCCGAGTGGCGCGGCCAGTGGGGCGACAAGACGGTCCTGCCGTGGGAGACGTACCGGGACAAGGCGATGGCGTGGGCGGTCCACCAGTGGGCCGAAGCGATCCACACGGGGACGCTCACCCACTCGGGTGACGGGCCGCTCGCCGAGCACGTCGCGAACGCCCGCCGACGCGACACCCGCTTCCTGATCGACGGTCGGCCCGGCTGGACGTTGCAGAAGGAACGGCCGGGCAGCCCGCGCAAGATCGACGGGGCCGTCACGTCGGTGCTGTCGTGGCGGGCCCGCACCGACGCCCTGTCCGCCGGGCTGCTCCGCACGGACGAACCGCGTCGCACGCTGCGCACGTCGAGGAGGAGGTGACCCCGTCAATGGATCAGTCGCAGGGGTCGCCGGCCTGGTGGCTCGGCAAGCTCGCCGCCCGCATCTCCCAGCAGACCGCCGACGCCGCCCGCCTCGAGCGGTACTACGAGGGGCTGCAGCCGCTGGCGATCGCCACGCAGGAGTACCGCGAGGAGTTCTCGCGGATGCTCGCCGCGGTGTGCGACAACTGGATGCCGATCATCGTCGACGCTGTCGAGGAGCGCCTCCACGTGGAGGGGTTCCGCATCGGCGGCGACCCGGCCGGCGACACGGACGCCTGGCAGCTGTGGCAGGCGAACTGCTTGGACGCCGACTCGGAGATCGCCCATTCGACGGCCCTCACGTGTGGGCGTGCCGCCGTCATGGTGTGGGCCGGCGACGACGGCCAGCCGGAGATCACGATCGAGCATCCCGCCCAGGTCGCCGTCGCGTACGCGCCGGGCAGCCGCCGCCGCAAACTCGCCGCGGTCAAGCAGTGGGTCGACGAGTGGACCGGCGAGCATCACGCCAACGTGTACCTGCCCGACCGGATCGCCAAGCTGCGACGGCCGGACGCGTCGTCGGGCTGGGCGGAGCGGGCCGACGAGATCCCCAACCCGCTCGGCCTGGTCCCGATCGTCGAGCTGCAGAACCGCCCGAAGCTGGCCGGCGGCCGGTGGGGGGTGCGCAGCGAGATCGCCGAGGTGCTCTCCACCCAGGACCAGATCAACAAGCTGGTCTGCGACCTGCTGGTCGCCGCCGAGTTCGGGGCGTTCCGCCAACGGTGGGCGACCGGCATCGAGCTGCCCGTCGACCCGGACACCGGCGTCGAACTCGAAGCGTTCAAGGTGGCTCTCGACCGGCTGTGGCACACGTCGGCGCCCGACGCCCGCTTCGGCGAGTTCGGCCAGACCGACCTGGCGAACTACACGGCGGCGATCGAGAACCGGGTGCAGAGCCTCGCGTCGAGGACCCGCACCCCGCCGCACTACCTGCTCGGCCAGTCGGGGGCGTTCCCGTCGGGCGAGAGCCTGAAGGCCACCGAGACCGGCCTGATCGCCAAGGTGCACTCCCGCCAGCGCCACTACGGCGAAGCGTGGGAGGAGGTCATCCGCCTGGCGTTCGCGGTGCTCGGCGACGAACGCTCGTCGGCGACGGCAGCGGAGACGATCTGGTCGGACCCGGAGTCGCGCACCGAGTCCGAGCACGTCGACAGCCTGGTGAAGAAGCTGGCGCTCGGCGTGCCCCACCAGCAGCTGTGGGAGGACGCCGGCTACACCCCCCCGCAGATCGCCCGCTTCAAGGCGATGCTCGCCGAGCACGCCCTCACCCAGGCCGTCTCCTTCGGGTTGGACGCCCCCGAACGGCTCGCCGGCGAGTAGCCGTGGACGCTCTGACCGCCGCCTACCGGGCTCGGGTGCGCCGGCTCGCCGGGCGCACCGTCGCGACGGTCGTCGACTGGTGGGACGGACTCGACGTCGACGACACGGACGCGGTCGCCGTGTTCGCCCGGCGCTCCGCCCGCACGGTCGCCGCCGCTCAGATCGAAGCGGTCGCCGGCGCCGACGGCTACGTCGCCGGCTACGTCGCCGCCCGCGGGGTTCCCGCACGGCCGGTCGGGCTGAACCCGGCCCGATGGGCGGGCCGCACCATCGACGGCGCACCCGTCGGCCGCGTCGCGGTCGGCGCGGTGATCTCCACTCGAGCCGCCCGGGCGGACAGCCATCCGGCCCCCCGCACGGTCGGCACCGCTGTCCTGACCCGCCGGCTCGGCGACACGGTCGTCGACACCGCCCGCGCCGCCGAACGGGCAGCGATGGACGCCCAGCCCGCCGTCGCCGGCTTCGACGTCGTCGCCGCACCCGACGCCTGCCCGTTCTGCGCTGACCTCGCCGCCGGCGAACAGCGCCTCCTCGACGCCGACGTCGAGTTCCACCCGCACTGCCGGTGCACCACCCGACCGGTCGTGACACGCGACGCCCGGCGCTGAACAGGGCGGACCACCACCAACCCACTCCACCTGGAGGACACCTCATGGCTGAGGGCACCCCCGACCCGCCCGCCGACGACAGGACGTTCACGCAGACCGAGCTGGACCGGATCGTGCAGGACCGGCTCGCCCGCGAACGAGCCAAGTACGGCGACTACGACGACCTGAAGGCCAAGGCCGGCCGCCTCGACGAGCTCGAAGCGTCCCAGAAGACCGAGCTCGAGAAGGCGCAGGAGACGGCCCGCCAGGCGGAGGAGCGGGCCCGCAGCGCCGAGGAGCGGGCCCGGGCCGTCGCGCTGCGGGCCGCGGTCGTCGCCGAAGCGGCCCGTGTCGGTGTCGTCGACCCGGACGCGGTCGCCGCGCTGCTGCCCGCCGACGCTGTGACCGTCGCCGACGACGGCAGCCCGGCCGGTGTCGCCGAAGCGGTCGCCGGGCTCCTCGACGCCAAGCCCTACCTGCGGGCCAGCACCCCACAGGGGACAACCACGCCCACCCCGGGCGGAGCAGACGGCGGCCCCCGAGGCGCGCCGGCACCCGGCCAGCTCGGCCGCGACGACCTGAAGGGCATGACGCCCGAGGAGATCGTCAAGGCGAAGAGCGAGGGCCGCCTCAACCAGCTCCTCGGCGTCACCTGACGCCCGACCCGAGAAAGGCCCCCTGATGGCCATCACCAACTTCGTTCCCGAGGTCTGGGCCGCCCAGCTCCAGGCATCCCTCAAGAAGGCGCTCGTCTACGCCGGCCCGTCGGTCGTGAACCGCGACTACGAGGGCGAGATCACCGAGTACGGCGACACCGTCCGGATCACGTCGATCTCCCGTCCGACCGTCGCGACGTACACGCCCGGCTCGACGACCGTCACCCCCGAGCAGCTCACCGACGCGCAGCGCAGCCTGCTCATCGACCAGGCCAAGTACTTCGCGTTCGAGGTCGACGACGTCGACCTGCGCCAGGCCCGCTCCGGTGGCGCCCTGATGGACGAGGCCGCCACCGAGGCCGCCTACGCGCTCGGCGACGTCGCCGACCAGTACGTCGTCGGCCTGTACACCGGCGTCGACTCCGGCAACGCCCTCGGCACCGTGTCGGTGACGACCGCGGCGCTGGCCTTCACGCAGCTCCGCAAGCTGAAGGTCAAGCTCGACGAGGCGAACGTCCCGCAGGCCGGCCGCTACGTCGTCGTGCCCCCCTGGTACCACGGTCTGCTCCTCGAGGACGACCGGTTCGTGCGGGCCGACGCGTCCGGGTCGACCGAGGCGCTCCGCAACGGGCAGGTCGGCCGTGCGCTCGGCTTCGACGTGCTCGTGTCGAACAACGCGCCGCTCGTCACCGGCGACGACTACCTGGTCCTCGCCGGCTACCCGGGCGCGATCGCGTACGCCGAGCAGATCAACAAGGTCGAGGCGTACCGGCCGCAGGACGCCTTCTCCGACGCGATCAAGGGACTCCATTTGTACGGGGCTAAGTTGCTGCGCCCGACCGGCATCGCGACGCTGGTGGCCTCGATCACCTGATGTCGAAGGCGCGCGGTGTCTACGCCATCGTCAACGAGGCGACCGGCAAGGCGTACATCGGCTCGGCTGTGGACGTGCGGCGCAGATGGCAGGCACATCGCCGCCATCTGCGCCGCGGGTCCCACCCGAACCGGTACCTGCAAGCGTCCTGGGACCGCCACGGTGAGCCGTCGTTCCGCTTTGAGCTGGTCGAGCTCGTCTCGGCCGCTGCGTCGCTAGTGGAGCGAGAGCAGGCGTGGCTAGACGCCCTGCGCCCCTTCGACCGCGATAACGGATACAACCTCAGCCCGACGGCGTACAGCATTCTCGGCTACCGGTTCACCCCGGAGCAGAGGGAGAACGTCGCAACGTCTTGCCGGGGCAAGCCCAAGTCAGCCGAGCACCGTGCCCGACTGTGGGCGAACCGAGAGGTCGACGAGTCACACCGAGAGCAGATGCGCCTGTTGGGCGAATCCGGACGCGGTGTGCCCAAGTCGGCCGAGCACCGTCGCAAGATCGGTGCAGCCCACGCCGGCAGCAAGAACACCCAGGCGAAACTCACCGAGGAGGCCGTGACGGAGATCCGTCGCAGGCTGGCCGAGGGGGAGACGGGGCGGAGCCTGGCGCGCACGTTCGGCGTCCACGAATCCATCGTCTCAGAGATCAAGACGGGGCGTCGCTGGCGCCACGTCCCCACCCCCACTCCGTAAAGGAGGGCCCCCGTGGCCCGCACAGCGATCACCGTCGTCGACCTGACCCCGAACACCGTCGTCGCCGACCCGGCCGGCACGGCCATCGACGCGACGAACCACCACGTCTTCACGCCGGCCGACCCGACCGAGGAGTACGTCATCCGCGTCGTCAACACGTTCGACGGCGCGAAGACCGCGACGATCAAGGCTGGGGACAACCCGCCGGCCGACGCCGCCGGCCAGGGCGACCTGGCGGTCGCCTGCGGCGACGGCGACCCCACCGCCAGCGTCAAGTGGGTGGGGCCGCTCACCTCGGCCCGCTTCATCCAGAACGACGGCACCGTCAACATCGACGTCGCCGCGTCGATGACCGGCTTCATCACCGTGTTCCGGGTTCCTCGGAGCGCCTGATGCCCGACACGGGCTGGTTCCGGGGTGCCGGCGGTGTGGTCGTCGAGCTCGACGTGCCGGCTGCCGGCACCCACCAGCGGGAACGCTTCGACGCGCAGCTCGCCGCCGGCGAGCTGATCCCGGTCGCCCGGGCGGTCAGGGTCGACGTCCCTGGCGGCGGCTACACGTGGGCCGAGACCGACGCGGCGCCCGAGCCCGAGCCCGAGCCCGACGGGCCGCCCCCGGTCGAGCCTCCCGCCGCGACGAAGCCGGCGGGTCGTCCCCGCCGGTGAACAGCACCGAGGCGCGGCAGCGGCTCGAACGGATGGTCGCCTCCGCGGAGGATCCCACCCTCACCTCAGCCGAGGTCGACGACCTTCTCGAGCTGGCCCGCCGGCCGGACCGGGCGGGGAACAGCCCGCTCAACGTGGACGGCGCCGCCGCCTGGCAGGCGGCGACCGTCTACACGGCCGGGACGGTCGTCAAGACGTCGGGCCGCTGGTGGCAGTGCGCGGTCGCGGGCACGTCGGCTGCGACGGCGCCGTCGTGGCCCGATCTGGCCGGCCAGCCGGTGACGGGCCGTGCTGTCGACGACGGCGGCGTCGTGTGGGTCGACAACGGCGGGCCGTGGGCGGCGACGTGGGCTCTCGACGCCGCCGCGGCGGAGGGCTGGCGGTGGAAGGCGTCGAAGGTGTCGCCCCGCTTCGGGTTCTCGACCGGCGACCAGCGGTTCGACCGGGGCGACGTGTTCGCCCACTGCTTGCAGATGGCCGCCGTCCACCAGCGCCGCGCTGCGGGGTCGACGGTCACGCCTGCCGGGGGGTGACCTGGGATGCTGACCGCCGCCGAGCTGACGTCGATGCGTTCCCAGGTGGCCGCCGCGCTGCCGGACACGGTGTCGCTGTCCAGGCCGGGGGTGACGGTCGACAGCGAAGGGAACACGGTCGGCGTGCTCGCTGCGTTGAGCACCCCGGCGGGCTGGCTGATGGTGCCCGGCCCGTCTGACCGGCTGCTGGCCGACCAGGCCGGCCAGACGGTCGACGCTGTGCTGCTCCTCCCGTACGGCACGGATGTCCGTCCGGGGGACCGGGCGACGGTCGGCGGGGCGGCGTGGACGGTCGCGACGGTCGCCGACGCCCGCCTCCACGCCCGTGCCGGCCTCAAGAAGGCGGAGGCGTAGATGCCATTCGAGATCGACGACTCCGACTTCCGGGCCGGCCTCGACCAGGCCACCGACGACATGAAGGCCGACGCCGAACGGTCGCTCCGCCGGCTCGCCGACGACATGGCCTCCCGCATGACCGCCACCGCCCCCCGCCTCACCGGCGCCGGCGCCGCGACCATCGCCGTCACCGACGCCTCCGCCGACAGCCTCGTCGTGCTCGACATCGGCCCCGACGCCTCAGCCTTCTACCTGGCGTTCTACGAGTGGGGCACCAGCCACCAGCCGCCCCGACCGTTCCTGCGGCCCGCCGTCGAGCAGGCCGTCGCCGCCTGGCAGCCCTGATGGCCACGACCACCGCCGGCGCCCTCAAAGCCGCGATCGACGCCGCGCTCGTCGGCTGCCCCGTCTACCGGGACGCCGCCCCCGAAGCCGCCGCCCTGCCGTACGTCGTCGTCCACGAAGGCATCTCGATCGTCCCGGCCCTCTCCGGCGACCACGAAGCCGACCCCGTCGTCTCCGAACAAGCCCAGATCGACGTGTGGCAACGCTGGCGCGACCCGACCACCAACGCGCCCGCCGAGAACGTGGCGCTCCCCCGAGCGGTCGCCCGGGCCGTTCACGCCGCCCGCCTCTCCGCCCACCCCCAACACGCCTGGGGCAGCCGCCTCGCCGGCAGCGTCCGCTTCGTCGAACGCGACACGAACCTCGTGCACCACGCCCTCACCGTCGACATCACCCGCGACCTGTAGGAGCCGCAGTGGCCACCGTCCACGTCCCCCAAGCCGACGGCGAGATCCGCATCACCGTCGGAGGCCCGCCGCCCGCGGTGTACCCGGTCCACGCGCACCACGTCGACGTGCCCGACGGGCAGCTCGACGTGTTCCTCACCACCGTCGAAGGCGCCCGCCTCGACAGCGACGCCCCAAGCGGCGGCCCCACCGCACCCTCCGGGGGCGGGCCCGACACCACCCCCGAGTCCCAGGAGGACTGATGGCGCTCACCCATGTCACCAAGACGTTCGCCGTCGAAGACGCCAAGATCGCCCAGCTCACCGCCGACCCGGCCGGCGGCTCCGCGACCTACGGATCGTCGATCGACGTGCCCGGCATCAAGCAGGTCACCATCTCCGGCGACGTCAACAACGTCGAGCTGCGAGGCGACAACCAGCTCCTCGACAGCGACTCGCTCCTCACGAACATCAAGGTGCAGATCGGCTTCGCGAAGTTCTCCTTCGACCTGCTCCCCGTCTTCGTGGGCGGCACGACCGCCGACGCCGGCACCACCCCCAACCAGACCGTCACCCACGAGATCGTCAACTCGAGCCGCTTCAACTACTTCAAGCTGATGGCGAAGACCCCGACCGGCGGCGGCGACGTGACCACCGGCGACGTGCTCTTCACGATCCACAAGATGAAGCTGTCGTCGTTCCCGGAGCTCGGCCTGGCCGAGGAGGCGTTCAAGCTGTACACGGTCGACGCGGTCGCGATGCCGCTGCTCGCCACCGGCAACAAGTGGCTGACCGTCCAGCTGCGTGAGACCGCAGCGGCGATCACCTGATCGTGCCGTCCGACTCCGACCGGATCCTCGCCGCCGGCGTTCCCATCGCCCTCGCCGGCGGCGAGACCGGCCACTGCCGGTTCAGCCTGCGTGGCCTCAAGCTGCTGGAGGACACGTGGGGGTCGCTCGCCGCGGCGGCCGTCGTCCTCGACGGCTTGCAGGCCGCGGCCCGTTCCGGGTGGGACAAGGGCGGTGTCGGCGACCTGGCCGTCTTCTTGGCGGCGGCGCTCGGCACGACTCCCGACGACGCCCTCGACCTGGTCGACGGGCAGGTGAACGACTGCGTCAGGGTGCTCGTCGCGGCGTGGGTCGAAGCGTTCCCAGCGCCAGCGGGAAAAGCGGGGGGCGAGGCGACGAAGAGCAGGCCGAGCCGTTCGACTGGCCGGCGCTCTACCACCTCGCCACCGTGACGTTCGGCCGTTCCGACAGCGAGTTCTGGGCGATGACGTACGCGCAGCTGGCGCTCCTCGCCGCCGCGCACGACCCGCGGCGGGCCGCCCGGCCCGCCGTCGAGACGCCCAGCGGCGGCGTGCTCGACCTGGCCATGTTCGAAGCGTTGAGAGCGGGGTGAGATGGCCGACCGTGCCCTGCCCGACCTGAAGGCCCGTCTCGTGCTCGACACGAGCGACCTGGCCCGAGCGCAGACCGACGCCGACCAGACCGGCGCCGCGTTCGGGCAGCTCGGCGTGTCCGCTTCGGCGGGTCTCGCCGCGGCCGGTGTCGCCGCCGCCGGCCTCGCGGTCGCCGCAGGCAAGGCGCTCGTCGACCTGGGCGGCACGTTCGACTCGGTCCGCGACGACATGCGGGTGTTCACCGGGGCGACCGGCAGCGACCTCGACGAGCTCGAAGGGTCGTTCCGCGACGTCGCGTCGACCGTCCCGGCGTCGCTCGACCAGGTCGGCGAGGCGGTCACGACCCTCGGCCAGAAGACCGGCTTCGCGGGGGACGACCTGGAGGGCCTGTCCGCCCAGGTGCTCGACCTCAGCCGGATCACCGGCACGGACCTGCGCGGCAACCTGGACGCCACCGCCGCGCTGATCAACAACTGGGGGTTCTCCGCCGAGGAGGCGGGCCCGAAGCTCGACGAGCTGTTCCGGGTGATGCAGGAAACCGGCACCCCGGTCGGCCAGCTCGCCGATCAGCTCGCGACGCTCGGCCCGAAGCTCAGGACCGTCGGCCTGGACTTCGAGACGTCCGCGGTGCTCGCCGGGACGTTCCAGCAGGCCGGCCTGAACCTGTCGACGGTCATGCAGCCGCTGACCCGCTACATCGGCGAGATGGCCGCGCAGGGCGTCCCCGCGCAGGAGGCGCTCACCGGCCTGTTCGAGCAGATCGAGGGTGCGGCGACGCCGACCGAGGCGACCGCGCTGGCGGTCGAAGCGTTCGGGAACCGTGGCGCGCAGATGGCGGACCTGATCCGCAACGGCACGCTCGACGTCGCCGGGTTCGTCGACTCGATCCGCTCGGGGGGCGACACGATCCGCGGCGCCGCCGCCGACACCGCCGACTGGTCCGAGCAGCTGCAGGTGCTGAAGAACCAGGCGCTGCTCGGCTTGCAGCCCCTCGCCGACGCCGCGTTCGGCGGGCTCGGCGCCGTCCTCACCGAGGTCACCCCGTCGGTCACCGAAGCGACCGACGCTCTCGGCAAGCTCGCGACCGACGCCGCCCCGGCGATCGGCGCGCTGGCCGAGTCGTTCGCCGCGCTCGCCGAGTCGGGGCTCAGCGACCTGTCCGGGATCCTCGGCCTGACCGCGGAGGGCTTCGAACGGGTCGGCGGGGCGCTCGACCAGATCGGCGGGATGGGCGGCCCCGCCGTCGACGTGTTCCGCGGGATGCTCGAAGCGCTGCCCGGCGTCGGCATGGTGTCGACCGCCGCCGAAGGTCTCGGCGACCTCGCCGGGGCGCTCGGCCTTGTCGGCGACGAATCGGCGAGCGTCGCCGACAACCTCGACACCGTCGGCGAAGCGATCCTCGGCGCGTTCGAAGGCGCCGGCGGGGTCATCGACCCGGCGTCGCAGGGCACCCGGGAGATGGCCGCCGCCGCGGTCGAAGCGGCCGACGGCGCCGACCAGGCGGCCTCCGCGATCGACACGTTCACGCAGGCCGTCGACCGTCTGACCGGCGCGTCGATGGGCGCCGAGGAGGCCGACCTGCGGCTCCGCGACGCCATGGACCAGACGTTGCAGGCGGCGCTGGCGACGGGCGGCACGTTCGACGGGACATCCGAATCGTCGCGTGCTCTCCGCCAGGCGATGCTCGACCAGGCGCAAGGCGCCTACGACCTGGCCGTCGCCCAGCTGCAGGTCGACGGGGACACGGCCCGCGCCCGCGACACCCTCTACACGCAGCGCGACTCGCTGATCGCGGTGATGGACGCCGCCGGCATCACCGACACCTCCATCCGCGACGGGCTGCTCGCCACCTACGGCTTGCTGCCCGAGCAGATCGAGACGGCGGTCAGCCAGTCGGGCGCGGAGGATGTGCAGCGGGCACTGGAAGGAGTGACCGACGCCGGCTGGGACTTGGAACAGTCGGACCCGAACGTGAACGTCTCCGTGTCCGGGGCGGCCGAAGCGGGCAACGCTATCCGGGGCGTCGCTGACCAGTTGGCTCGGCTGGGTGACCGGCATGTCACGGTGACGGTCGGGGCGTCCGTGTCTGCCGCAGCGCAGGCGGCGATGGACTGGGCGCGCTCCCATGCACAGGGTGGCAT from Acidimicrobiales bacterium includes:
- a CDS encoding phage tail protein, with protein sequence MALTHVTKTFAVEDAKIAQLTADPAGGSATYGSSIDVPGIKQVTISGDVNNVELRGDNQLLDSDSLLTNIKVQIGFAKFSFDLLPVFVGGTTADAGTTPNQTVTHEIVNSSRFNYFKLMAKTPTGGGDVTTGDVLFTIHKMKLSSFPELGLAEEAFKLYTVDAVAMPLLATGNKWLTVQLRETAAAIT
- a CDS encoding phage scaffolding protein, which encodes MAEGTPDPPADDRTFTQTELDRIVQDRLARERAKYGDYDDLKAKAGRLDELEASQKTELEKAQETARQAEERARSAEERARAVALRAAVVAEAARVGVVDPDAVAALLPADAVTVADDGSPAGVAEAVAGLLDAKPYLRASTPQGTTTPTPGGADGGPRGAPAPGQLGRDDLKGMTPEEIVKAKSEGRLNQLLGVT
- a CDS encoding phage portal protein, coding for MDQSQGSPAWWLGKLAARISQQTADAARLERYYEGLQPLAIATQEYREEFSRMLAAVCDNWMPIIVDAVEERLHVEGFRIGGDPAGDTDAWQLWQANCLDADSEIAHSTALTCGRAAVMVWAGDDGQPEITIEHPAQVAVAYAPGSRRRKLAAVKQWVDEWTGEHHANVYLPDRIAKLRRPDASSGWAERADEIPNPLGLVPIVELQNRPKLAGGRWGVRSEIAEVLSTQDQINKLVCDLLVAAEFGAFRQRWATGIELPVDPDTGVELEAFKVALDRLWHTSAPDARFGEFGQTDLANYTAAIENRVQSLASRTRTPPHYLLGQSGAFPSGESLKATETGLIAKVHSRQRHYGEAWEEVIRLAFAVLGDERSSATAAETIWSDPESRTESEHVDSLVKKLALGVPHQQLWEDAGYTPPQIARFKAMLAEHALTQAVSFGLDAPERLAGE
- a CDS encoding terminase, with the translated sequence MARKGLPAWDPLEPWPTLGGEVVDWVEAHCVHGPGDVRGQPAVVRRDVARFLWRCYEVHPRALCGRPACRCVERVGRRRYSWAVLSRIKGTAKSEVAAWVVLAELLAPVRFDGWDADGVPVGRPVTSPYIPVAAVSEDQADDTLWGATVVVAGEGPLADVLDVGLMRIIDPLSGGEAKIVTSSSISRDGGKPSFTAADEGHLWFSRELRDMDGFLRRNLAKRPQAEPWGLSATTMFRPGQGSVAEQDWERAGMSLPAAVRERRAVPWLLFDHREAGPDHDTSTDDGLRCAVADAAGDADWLDLDRIVEDYRRDPESGERFWLNRRTVTSDQAVDPQVWASRTDAGRVVADREQITLGFDGSKSDDQTWLVATTLADGWQWPVGWWAPDGSTDSELRMRGEVRAAVAAAFARWRVVRMYADPPYWADEIAEWRGQWGDKTVLPWETYRDKAMAWAVHQWAEAIHTGTLTHSGDGPLAEHVANARRRDTRFLIDGRPGWTLQKERPGSPRKIDGAVTSVLSWRARTDALSAGLLRTDEPRRTLRTSRRR
- a CDS encoding P22 coat protein - protein 5 domain protein, translating into MAITNFVPEVWAAQLQASLKKALVYAGPSVVNRDYEGEITEYGDTVRITSISRPTVATYTPGSTTVTPEQLTDAQRSLLIDQAKYFAFEVDDVDLRQARSGGALMDEAATEAAYALGDVADQYVVGLYTGVDSGNALGTVSVTTAALAFTQLRKLKVKLDEANVPQAGRYVVVPPWYHGLLLEDDRFVRADASGSTEALRNGQVGRALGFDVLVSNNAPLVTGDDYLVLAGYPGAIAYAEQINKVEAYRPQDAFSDAIKGLHLYGAKLLRPTGIATLVASIT
- a CDS encoding phage tail tape measure protein, yielding MADRALPDLKARLVLDTSDLARAQTDADQTGAAFGQLGVSASAGLAAAGVAAAGLAVAAGKALVDLGGTFDSVRDDMRVFTGATGSDLDELEGSFRDVASTVPASLDQVGEAVTTLGQKTGFAGDDLEGLSAQVLDLSRITGTDLRGNLDATAALINNWGFSAEEAGPKLDELFRVMQETGTPVGQLADQLATLGPKLRTVGLDFETSAVLAGTFQQAGLNLSTVMQPLTRYIGEMAAQGVPAQEALTGLFEQIEGAATPTEATALAVEAFGNRGAQMADLIRNGTLDVAGFVDSIRSGGDTIRGAAADTADWSEQLQVLKNQALLGLQPLADAAFGGLGAVLTEVTPSVTEATDALGKLATDAAPAIGALAESFAALAESGLSDLSGILGLTAEGFERVGGALDQIGGMGGPAVDVFRGMLEALPGVGMVSTAAEGLGDLAGALGLVGDESASVADNLDTVGEAILGAFEGAGGVIDPASQGTREMAAAAVEAADGADQAASAIDTFTQAVDRLTGASMGAEEADLRLRDAMDQTLQAALATGGTFDGTSESSRALRQAMLDQAQGAYDLAVAQLQVDGDTARARDTLYTQRDSLIAVMDAAGITDTSIRDGLLATYGLLPEQIETAVSQSGAEDVQRALEGVTDAGWDLEQSDPNVNVSVSGAAEAGNAIRGVADQLARLGDRHVTVTVGASVSAAAQAAMDWARSHAQGGIVDYFANGGESHVAQIAPAGAWRVWAEPETGGEAYIPLSPAKRARSLDIWEETGRRLGVGAGPSVSIVVNNPAPEPASTSVERRLRTVARSGVLAG
- a CDS encoding GIY-YIG nuclease family protein — its product is MSKARGVYAIVNEATGKAYIGSAVDVRRRWQAHRRHLRRGSHPNRYLQASWDRHGEPSFRFELVELVSAAASLVEREQAWLDALRPFDRDNGYNLSPTAYSILGYRFTPEQRENVATSCRGKPKSAEHRARLWANREVDESHREQMRLLGESGRGVPKSAEHRRKIGAAHAGSKNTQAKLTEEAVTEIRRRLAEGETGRSLARTFGVHESIVSEIKTGRRWRHVPTPTP